The following proteins are co-located in the Ailuropoda melanoleuca isolate Jingjing chromosome 13, ASM200744v2, whole genome shotgun sequence genome:
- the KIF19 gene encoding kinesin-like protein KIF19 produces MKDSGDSKDQQLMVALRVRPISVAELEEGATLIAHKVDEQMVVLMDPMEDPDDVLRAHRSREKSYLFDVAFDFTATQEMVYQATTKSLIDGVISGYNATVFAYGPTGCGKTYTMLGTDHEPGIYVRTLNDLFRAIEETSDDMEYEVSMSYLEIYNEMIRDLLNPTLGYLELREDSKGVIQVAGITEVSTINAKEIMQLLMKGNRQRTQEPTAANQTSSRSHAVLQVAVRQRSRVKNILQEVRQGRLFMIDLAGSERASQTQNRGQRMKEGAHINRSLLALGNCINALSDKSSNKYVNYRDSKLTRLLKDSLGGNSRTVMIAHISPASSAFEESRNTLTYAGRAKNIKTRVKQNLLDVSHHIAQYTSIIADLRGEIQRLKCKIDAQGGRGQAQGRLERGDIRHIQAEVQLHSRQGEQAEMGQLREQLISAFQEQMDVRRRLLELENHAMEVQIDTSRHLLTIAGWEHEKSRRALKWREEQRKESFTKDDSEKDSDTGDDQPDTLEPPEVASARESIAALVGEQKKLRKEKLALEQRCRELRTRGRRLEETLPRRIGSEEQREVLSLLCRVHELEVENTEMQSHALLRDGALRHRREAVRRLEQHRSLCDEIIQGQRQIIDDYNLAVPQHLEELYEAYLRELEEGSLERATIMDRVASRALQDTSLPKITPAGTMLTPESDPESVKTLNSEVQRLQNSVLPPLSTESEANRMFKASPRAWQVKSSSVPTPPPIQISGLVTQEAPAQDCLVSPSSRISSSPDSSENLSEIPLSYKERKEILTGTKCISVKAARRRSRAVGTEGRHLLAPAGERSSLSLHSPSEADDSQPAGPLACKRPPSPTLQHAASEDNLSSSTGEAPSQAVGHGGDGAGPWMRGQKKSPSKKREELLEAKRRKRRSRSFEVTGQGLSRPKTHLLGPRPMESTSDHRVPVCGHPAPGIRHLGKVMLPLAKVRLPPSQSTGPGDSSPLAVASNPAGISRRAARGPRLANTSTQGKDGCFRHT; encoded by the exons ATGGTGGTTCTCATGGACCCGATGGAGGACCCTGACGATGTCCTGCGGGCACACCGTTCCCGGGAGAAGTCCTACCTGTTTGACGTGGCCTTTGACTTCACTGCCACCCAG GAGATGGTGTATCAGGCCACTACCAAGAGCCTCATCGATGGCGTCATCTCGGGCTACAATGCCACCGTCTTCGCTTACGGCCCCACAG GCTGTGGGAAAACCTACACCATGCTGGGCACAGACCATGAACCTGGCATCTACGTTCGGACCCTCAATGACCTCTTCCGTGCCATTGAGGAGACCAGCGATGACATGGAATATGAGGTGTCCATGTCCTACCTGGAG ATCTACAATGAGATGATCCGGGACCTGCTAAACCCCACTCTGGGGTACCTAGAGCTGAGGGAGGACTCCAAAGGGGTGATCCAGGTGGCTGGAATCACCGAGGTCTCCACCATCAACGCCAAAGAG aTCATGCAGCTGCTGATGAAGGGCAACCGGCAGAGGACCCAGGAGCCCACAGCTGCTAACCAGACGTCCTCCCGCTCCCACGCCGTGCTGCAGGTGGCCGTGCGCCAGCGCAGCCGGGTCAAGAACATTCTGCAGGAGGTGCGGCAGGGCCGCCTGTTCATGATTGACCTGGCTGGCTCTGAGCGCGCCTCCCAG ACGCAGAACCGCGGGCAGCGCATGAAGGAGGGCGCCCACATCAACCGCTCGCTGCTGGCCCTGGGCAACTGCATCAACGCCCTGAGCGACAAGAGCAGCAACAAGTACGTCAACTATCGCGACAGCAAGCTCACCCGGCTCCTGAAG GATTCCCTGGGTGGGAACAGCCGCACGGTGATGATCGCCCACATCAGTCCGGCCAGCAGCGCCTTTGAGGAGTCCCGGAACACCCTGACCTACGCCGGCCGGGCCAAGAACATCAAGACCAGG GTGAAGCAGAACTTGCTCGACGTCTCCCACCACATCGCCCAGTACACCAGCATCATCGCGGACCTGCGGGGCGAGATCCAGAGGCTCAAGTGCAAGATCGATGCGCAGGGTGGGcggggccaggcccagggccgGCTGGAGCGGGGCGACATCCGCCACATCCAAG CTGAGGTCCAACTGCACAGCAGGCAGGGTGAGCAGGCCGAGATGGGACAGCTGCGGGAGCAGCTGATCAGCGCTTTCCAGGAGCAGATGGATGTGCGGAGACGCCTGCTGGAGCTGGAGAATCATGCCATGGAGGTCCAGATTGACACCTCCCGCCACCTGCTCACCATTGCCGG CTGGGAGCACGAGAAGTCCCGCAGGGCGCTCAAATGGCGGGAGGAGCAGCGGAAGGAATCCTTCACCAAGGATGACAGTGAGAAGGACTCGGACACAGGTGATGACCAGCCAGACACCCTGGAGCCCCCGGAGGTGGCCTCAGCCCGGGAGAGCATTGCCGCCCTGGTGGGGGAGCAGAAGAAGCTGAGGAAGGAGAAG CTGGCTCTGGAGCAGCGCTGCCGAGAGCTGCGCACGCGCGGCCGGCGCCTGGAGGAGACGCTGCCGCGGCGCATCGGCTCCGAGGAGCAGCGCGAGGTGCTGAGCCTGCTGTGCCGCGTGCACGAGCTCGAGGTGGAGAACACCGAGATGCAGTCGCACGCGCTGCTCCGGGACGGCGCGCTCCGCCACCGCCGCGAGGCGGTGCGCCGCCTGGAGCAGCACCGCAGCCTCTGCGACGAGATCATCCAGGGCCAGCGGCAGATCATCGACG ACTACAACCTGGCCGTCCCGCAGCACCTGGAGGAGCTGTATGAAGCCTACCTGCGGGAGCTAGAGGAGGGCAGCCTGGAGCGGGCCACCATCATGGACCGGGTGGCCTCTAGGGCCCTGCAG gaCACCTCCTTGCCCAAAATCACTCCGGCAGGAACCATGCTGACACCGGAGTCAGACCCAGAGAGCGTGAAGACGCTGAACTCTGAAGTTCAGCGCCTGCAGAACAGcgtcctccctcccctcagcacAGAGAG TGAAGCCAACCGCATGTTCAAAGCCAGTCCCCGAGCCTGGCAGGTGAAGAGTTCCTCTgtgcccaccccgccccccatccAGATCAGCGGCCTGGTGACCCAGGAG GCCCCGGCTCAGGACTGCCTGGTCAGCCCAAGCAGCCGGATCAGCTCTTCCCCTGACAGCAGTGAGAATCTGTCGGAGATCCCCTTGTCCTACAAAG agaggaaggagatCCTCACCGGCACCAAGTGCATCTCGGTGAAGGCTGCGCGGCGTCGCTCGCGGGCTGTGGGCACGGAGGGGCGCCACCTGCTGGCACCTGCTGGGGAGCGCAGCAGCCTGTCTCTGCACTCGCCGAGCGAGGCTGACGATTCTCAGCCAGCCGGCCCTCTAGCCTGCAAGCGACCTCCCAGCCCCACGCTGCAGCATGCTGCCAGTGAGGACAACCTGTCTAGCAGCACAGGCGAGGCCCCATCCCAGGCAGTCGGGCACGGTGGCGATGGCGCCGGCCCCTGGATGCGTGGCCAGAAGAAAAGCCCCAGCAAGAAACGGGAGGAGTTACTGGAGGCCAAGAGGAGGAAGCGGCGGTCCCGGTCCTTTGAGGTCACGGGGCAAGGG CTCTCCCGCCCCAAGACACACCTCCTGGGGCCCCGTCCCATGGAGAGCACCTCGGACCATAGGGTGCCAGTGTGCGGACACCCAGCACCTGGTATCCGGCATCTGGGGAAGGTCATGCTGCCTTTGGCCAAGGTCAGACTCCCTCCAAGCCAGAGCACAG GTCCTGGGGACTCCTCACCCCTCGCTGTTGCCTCCAACCCAGCTGGTATTTCCCGACGGGCTGCCCGTGGGCCCCGCCTGGCTAACACAAGCACCCAGGGCAAGGACGGATGCTTCCGGCATACCTGA